Proteins from a genomic interval of Zingiber officinale cultivar Zhangliang chromosome 1B, Zo_v1.1, whole genome shotgun sequence:
- the LOC122045388 gene encoding transcription factor MTB1-like, which yields MAAFWTEDDRQTAVAVLGPQAFDYLNAQHADSPDGHLTAIGGGDDDLQNKLQDVVEDPDSAWAYAIFWQISRSGTGEIVLGWGDGHCREVGDSEEESDGLRRRPFDGAHQKMRKRVLERLHALSGGSDDENYALRLNRITGAEIYFLASMYFSFPIGKDAPGRALASEKHIWISEAELRSPGCSNYCVRAYLAWSAGFRTIVFVPCDAGVLELGSVNALSESYEALRMIRSIFGQGYVKATTMVGEKTDENVDPAFASRAGTGNQVAEFPKIFGKDLNISRSYVNERSPIPKRDLVPIGITTEHGDRHPKSHPFDDGATVFQWNQIDSMNSLQQKFCNGSPSVRQIDGVTGDDQRFKQLQQKQQQQPPLQKQHQQLHSRPPPQSSQIDLGTEALANAPFTSLLTDRARAADSELSDVELPAKEDKAGAMDERRPRKRGRKPANGREEPLNHVEAERQRREKLNQKFYALRAVVPNISKMDKASLLGDAISYITELQRKLKEMEAEREVWGDPSFAHDKQEAHWPEVDIQSAQDEVIVQVSCPLERHPVSKVIQAFKDSQINVVDSTVSASSDNVLHTFVVKSPGTGTEQLTKEKLMAALAHESSAT from the coding sequence ATGGCCGCGTTTTGGACTGAAGACGACCGGCAAACGGCGGTGGCGGTGCTCGGCCCTCAGGCTTTCGACTACCTCAACGCCCAGCACGCCGACTCCCCCGACGGCCATCTCACTGCTATCGGCGGCGGCGATGACGACCTCCAGAACAAGCTCCAGGACGTCGTGGAGGACCCCGACTCCGCTTGGGCTTACGCCATCTTTTGGCAGATCTCGCGGTCGGGGACCGGGGAAATCGTCCTGGGCTGGGGCGACGGCCACTGCCGTGAGGTTGGGGATTCTGAGGAGGAGAGCGACGGCCTCCGGAGACGCCCCTTCGATGGAGCGCACCAGAAGATGCGGAAGCGAGTGCTGGAGCGGCTCCACGCGCTATCCGGGGGGTCGGACGATGAGAACTACGCGCTCCGGCTTAACCGTATCACGGGTGCGGAGATTTACTTCCTTGCGTCCATGTACTTCTCGTTCCCCATAGGGAAGGATGCTCCAGGAAGGGCGCTTGCTTCGGAGAAGCACATATGGATATCTGAGGCAGAATTGAGGTCTCCCGGATGCTCCAATTACTGCGTGCGAGCGTATCTCGCGTGGTCGGCGGGGTTCCGCACCATCGTCTTCGTGCCGTGTGATGCGGGCGTTCTCGAATTGGGATCGGTGAATGCGTTGTCAGAGAGTTACGAGGCGCTGCGGATGATCAGATCCATCTTCGGTCAGGGCTACGTGAAGGCGACTACGATGGTCGGGGAGAAGACAGACGAAAACGTTGATCCAGCTTTTGCCTCGCGCGCTGGTACAGGCAACCAGGTCGCCGAGTTCCCGAAGATCTTTGGGAAGGATTTGAACATTAGCCGGTCCTACGTCAACGAAAGGAGCCCGATCCCGAAGAGGGATCTGGTTCCAATTGGTATAACAACAGAGCACGGCGATCGCCATCCAAAGAGCCACCCTTTCGACGACGGTGCTACTGTGTTTCAATGGAATCAAATCGACTCCATGAACTCTCTTCAGCAGAAATTCTGCAATGGATCACCATCTGTTCGACAAATTGACGGAGTCACCGGTGATGACCAGCGATTCAAGCAACTCCAACAGAAGCAGCAGCAGCAACCGCCACTGCAAAAGCAGCACCAGCAATTGCATTCACGCCCGCCTCCACAGTCTAGCCAAATTGATTTAGGCACGGAGGCGTTGGCAAATGCTCCTTTTACTAGCCTATTGACCGACCGCGCTCGGGCAGCTGACTCCGAGCTCTCGGACGTCGAGCTTCCGGCTAAAGAAGACAAGGCAGGCGCAATGGACGAGCGCAGACCAAGAAAGAGGGGTCGCAAACCGGCAAACGGCAGGGAAGAGCCGCTGAACCATGTGGAAGCTGAACGCCAGAGAAGGGAGAAACTTAACCAGAAGTTTTACGCCCTGAGAGCCGTGGTGCCCAACATCTCGAAGATGGACAAGGCCTCCTTGCTCGGGGATGCCATATCTTACATCACTGAGCTCCAGAGGAAACTGAAGGAGATGGAGGCAGAGAGGGAGGTGTGGGGTGATCCATCATTCGCCCACGACAAACAAGAGGCTCATTGGCCCGAGGTCGATATCCAATCGGCTCAGGATGAGGTAATCGTCCAAGTTAGTTGTCCTCTGGAGAGGCACCCTGTTTCCAAGGTCATTCAAGCTTTCAAAGATTCACAGATCAACGTGGTGGACTCCACGGTTTCTGCTTCCAGTGACAATGTCCTCCACACTTTCGTGGTGAAGTCACCTGGAACCGGAACCGAGCAACTTACCAAGGAGAAGTTAATGGCTGCTCTAGCTCATGAGTCGAGTGCCACCTGA